The following proteins are co-located in the Paenibacillus sp. FSL H8-0079 genome:
- a CDS encoding RNA polymerase sigma factor: protein MTQQIPEEELIQRIVAGDKQLFSVLVDRYKNKVYGIMRGMGASHPDAQDLAQDTFIRIYRYLPSRREESSFSSWVYTIAVNRMRDFIREKKPVMSPVDRAIEPVSNETPEKRVLHKEMQREIYRQLEQLPESYRLVLLLKYTNELSYEEIADITGMSSTKVRNALYRGKKTLRKQMERKGGLATYEAYFKG, encoded by the coding sequence ATGACTCAACAGATACCGGAGGAGGAGCTTATTCAGCGCATTGTTGCAGGGGATAAGCAGTTGTTCTCCGTGCTTGTGGATCGATATAAAAATAAAGTCTACGGCATTATGCGCGGAATGGGCGCGAGTCATCCGGATGCACAGGATCTCGCTCAGGATACGTTTATTCGCATCTATCGTTATCTCCCGTCGAGGCGGGAGGAAAGCAGTTTCTCGTCGTGGGTGTATACCATTGCGGTGAATAGGATGCGGGATTTTATACGGGAAAAGAAACCCGTCATGTCTCCGGTCGATCGGGCGATCGAACCTGTCAGTAATGAAACACCGGAAAAACGTGTGCTGCATAAAGAGATGCAGCGTGAAATATATCGCCAGCTCGAACAATTACCTGAATCGTATCGTCTGGTGTTATTACTGAAGTACACAAACGAGTTGAGCTATGAAGAGATTGCGGATATTACAGGCATGAGTTCAACCAAAGTACGAAACGCCCTTTATCGCGGGAAAAAGACGCTGAGGAAGCAAATGGAACGCAAAGGAGGTTTAGCTACGTATGAAGCCTATTTCAAGGGATGA
- a CDS encoding mismatch-specific DNA-glycosylase, whose product MIPDHLDVGLSILFIGFNPSITSGETGHHYAYKGNRFWRILERSGLTPRLYDAQEDGELLKLGYGFTNIVARPTRGVEDISKEEYAEGRQILRQKLEDYRPDIACFVGKGVYTQYSKRAKVQWGFQDDPVVKEIQEFVAPSSSGLVRMSMDEIVAIYSQLADFVAEKNGENE is encoded by the coding sequence ATGATTCCAGATCATCTGGATGTTGGTTTATCGATTCTGTTTATTGGCTTCAATCCGAGCATTACGTCTGGAGAGACGGGTCATCATTATGCTTACAAAGGAAACCGGTTCTGGCGCATTCTTGAACGGTCGGGATTAACCCCGCGTTTATACGATGCACAGGAGGATGGAGAGTTGCTGAAGCTGGGGTATGGATTCACGAATATTGTGGCCCGGCCCACCAGAGGTGTGGAAGATATTTCGAAGGAAGAGTATGCAGAAGGACGCCAGATTTTACGGCAAAAGCTGGAGGACTATCGACCGGACATCGCCTGTTTTGTTGGAAAAGGCGTATACACCCAGTACAGCAAGCGCGCCAAAGTGCAATGGGGATTCCAGGACGACCCGGTCGTCAAGGAGATTCAGGAGTTCGTCGCTCCGTCGTCCAGTGGACTCGTACGCATGTCGATGGATGAGATTGTGGCGATCTATTCACAGCTCGCTGATTTTGTTGCGGAGAAGAACGGGGAAAATGAATAG
- a CDS encoding RidA family protein translates to MTTAQIYSHGVPWEEAFSVAQGYSVNGTIYIAGQFSHDMQGTFIGVDDIEAQVRQTLDNLDRVLAGFDVTKSNIAELEIFLVHPQEHLEACVAVYKEYIGTHRPAVTMVGTSGLAFPHQLIEIRAVAHTN, encoded by the coding sequence ATGACTACAGCTCAAATCTATAGCCACGGTGTACCGTGGGAAGAAGCATTTAGCGTCGCTCAGGGATACAGCGTTAACGGTACGATCTACATTGCAGGACAATTTTCGCATGATATGCAGGGGACGTTTATTGGTGTGGATGATATTGAAGCACAGGTTCGTCAGACACTGGATAACTTGGATCGTGTGCTCGCAGGATTCGATGTGACCAAGTCGAACATTGCTGAACTGGAGATTTTTCTGGTTCACCCGCAGGAGCATCTTGAGGCGTGTGTCGCCGTGTACAAAGAGTATATTGGTACTCATCGTCCGGCTGTCACGATGGTTGGGACATCGGGACTCGCCTTCCCACATCAACTGATTGAGATTCGTGCGGTTGCACATACGAACTGA
- a CDS encoding Gfo/Idh/MocA family oxidoreductase, producing the protein MTHPYRVIIAGCGAMANTWADYALQRPDTEIVGLVDLYEQTALAFATRHGLTCPTFTDIREAIQATGANIVFDVTIPASHYGIAMTALKEGCHVFGEKPLAESFSDCTDIVQTARSTGHIQAVMQNRRFDPRIRAYQHLISGGAIGQVGYAGADFFLGPHFGGFRDLMDSPLLLDMAIHTFDQARYILGANPVSVYCHEFNPPGSWYQGNAMALCIFEMSDGSVFNYRGSWCAEGVPTSWEASWRVTGEKGTAIWDGHDDIYAEVVTAQSLDADGKPSFFQPSERIEAELPVMDKTGHHGCLEDMFAALESGRLPETDCSDNQFSMAMVLASLESARIGQKVFIADLLKNT; encoded by the coding sequence ATGACTCATCCTTATCGGGTAATTATTGCTGGCTGCGGTGCTATGGCAAACACGTGGGCGGACTATGCCTTGCAAAGACCGGATACAGAAATCGTCGGGCTGGTCGATCTATATGAACAGACAGCCCTTGCTTTTGCTACAAGACATGGCCTCACCTGCCCCACGTTCACCGATATCCGTGAGGCCATTCAAGCGACTGGTGCGAATATCGTATTCGATGTCACCATCCCGGCGAGCCATTACGGCATTGCCATGACAGCGCTGAAGGAAGGATGTCATGTATTTGGCGAAAAACCACTGGCGGAATCCTTCTCCGATTGCACAGATATTGTGCAAACTGCTCGCAGCACAGGACACATTCAAGCCGTCATGCAGAATCGCCGTTTCGATCCGCGGATCCGCGCCTACCAGCACCTCATTTCCGGCGGAGCTATAGGGCAGGTAGGTTACGCAGGGGCCGACTTTTTCCTCGGGCCACACTTTGGCGGTTTCCGGGATCTGATGGATAGTCCACTGCTGCTCGATATGGCGATACATACGTTTGATCAGGCACGGTATATTCTCGGAGCCAACCCGGTATCGGTATATTGCCATGAGTTCAACCCTCCAGGTTCCTGGTATCAGGGCAATGCGATGGCGTTATGTATATTTGAGATGTCTGACGGGTCCGTGTTCAACTATCGCGGGTCCTGGTGCGCAGAGGGTGTACCCACATCATGGGAAGCAAGCTGGCGCGTAACGGGTGAAAAAGGAACCGCCATCTGGGATGGTCACGATGACATCTATGCTGAAGTAGTTACTGCGCAAAGCCTGGATGCTGACGGCAAACCATCCTTTTTCCAGCCAAGTGAGCGGATTGAAGCGGAACTGCCTGTCATGGACAAAACAGGTCATCACGGCTGTCTCGAAGACATGTTCGCTGCACTGGAATCCGGACGACTGCCAGAAACCGATTGCAGCGATAACCAGTTTAGCATGGCTATGGTCCTCGCTTCCCTGGAAAGCGCCCGCATAGGCCAGAAAGTGTTCATCGCCGATCTGCTGAAAAACACATAG
- a CDS encoding PD-(D/E)XK nuclease family protein encodes MAQYPQWSYSQSRASMFDECLRKYYYHYYGAHNGWKTDSADEMQVRLYRLKQLSNLYLVFGDLAHRMCESAVRSREEGKDKPREHFLEQTIRKLLNQAYVESMDADQWRLNPKNRTMLSEIYYGDDTLNDRIATIKERASACVSNLYQTLTWEDLSRASTDILEIEKWDTMMLHDTRVYVKMDLLYRRSNGNIVIVDWKTGKEDDFSDQLMLYASYVREHYRVPLEQIELRVEYLLTGKHREFTATEEDIRKVEENVGRYIEEMRSCVEDEYYNRPKDVNYFTAMPSHRSCQDCNFREVCSERAV; translated from the coding sequence ATGGCACAATACCCGCAGTGGTCTTATTCGCAGTCGCGGGCGAGTATGTTCGATGAGTGCCTGCGCAAATATTATTATCATTATTACGGTGCCCATAACGGCTGGAAGACAGACTCTGCTGATGAGATGCAGGTTCGTCTGTACCGTCTGAAACAGCTTAGCAATCTGTACCTTGTCTTCGGGGACCTTGCGCATCGGATGTGTGAGTCGGCGGTACGCAGCAGGGAAGAGGGCAAAGATAAACCGCGTGAACACTTTTTGGAACAGACGATACGCAAGCTGCTGAATCAGGCGTATGTGGAATCGATGGACGCGGATCAATGGCGGCTGAACCCCAAGAACCGCACGATGTTGTCCGAGATTTATTACGGGGATGATACGTTGAATGACCGGATCGCCACGATTAAGGAGCGGGCTTCGGCCTGTGTTAGTAACCTGTACCAGACGCTTACGTGGGAGGACTTGTCCCGGGCAAGTACGGACATTCTGGAGATTGAGAAATGGGATACCATGATGCTGCATGATACGCGCGTGTATGTGAAGATGGATTTATTGTATCGACGCAGTAACGGCAATATTGTCATTGTGGACTGGAAGACGGGCAAGGAAGATGACTTCTCGGATCAGCTAATGCTGTACGCATCCTATGTGAGAGAGCACTACCGGGTTCCCTTGGAGCAGATTGAGCTGCGAGTGGAGTACCTGTTAACCGGGAAGCATCGAGAGTTCACGGCCACGGAAGAGGATATTCGGAAGGTGGAGGAGAACGTGGGTCGTTACATCGAGGAGATGCGATCCTGCGTGGAGGATGAGTATTACAACCGTCCCAAGGACGTCAACTATTTCACGGCGATGCCATCGCACCGGTCCTGTCAGGATTGCAACTTCCGCGAAGTATGTAGCGAACGGGCGGTCTAG
- a CDS encoding LacI family DNA-binding transcriptional regulator has translation MSRKVSIQTLADQLGLSKYAVSRALSGKTGVSEATRARVLELARALGYRQSTPGATNSPTAANHADPSDPPFALICMNQLNRGEPHYWQRVLSGMISACNERGWHHAIVSPSLGVTDENTSPEKAIAPHLDWERCAGIIVMGAFPHTVLQRLSQTGRPIILVDHQEPLLNCDTISHDNLEAGITVARYLMSMQCKRIGLITDDGRAASFAQRKIGIELALNHFHVDTSHTTSFREWNIPYENGEWVNQLATKIQNMPDDERPDAWIGVNDDIALQWMHKLQEIGISTPKDCLVIGIDNVHSAVTSSPPLTTVNLCKEELGQRAVEALQRRIERPGTPKETVMLSTTLIPRESA, from the coding sequence ATGTCACGTAAAGTATCCATTCAGACGCTGGCTGACCAGCTCGGATTATCCAAATATGCCGTCTCCCGCGCACTCAGCGGCAAGACGGGTGTTAGTGAAGCAACACGAGCACGGGTACTGGAACTCGCTCGGGCTCTGGGGTATCGCCAAAGTACTCCAGGTGCTACCAATAGTCCTACTGCTGCTAACCATGCAGATCCGTCCGACCCACCGTTTGCTCTCATATGCATGAATCAGCTCAACCGCGGTGAACCTCACTACTGGCAACGTGTTCTGTCAGGTATGATCTCCGCATGTAATGAGCGTGGCTGGCATCATGCTATTGTATCTCCCTCACTCGGAGTGACGGATGAGAACACCTCTCCCGAAAAAGCCATTGCTCCTCACTTGGACTGGGAACGTTGTGCCGGGATTATTGTCATGGGGGCTTTTCCTCATACAGTTCTGCAACGGCTCTCTCAGACGGGTCGGCCTATAATTCTCGTAGATCATCAGGAACCATTGCTGAATTGTGATACGATCAGCCATGATAATCTGGAAGCAGGTATCACCGTTGCAAGGTATTTAATGTCGATGCAGTGCAAGCGGATCGGCCTCATCACAGATGACGGTCGTGCTGCGAGCTTTGCCCAGCGGAAAATCGGGATTGAGTTGGCTTTGAACCATTTCCATGTGGACACCAGTCATACGACCAGCTTTAGAGAATGGAACATTCCGTATGAGAACGGCGAATGGGTTAACCAATTGGCCACCAAAATTCAAAACATGCCAGATGACGAACGTCCTGACGCCTGGATCGGTGTTAATGATGATATTGCCTTGCAATGGATGCACAAACTACAGGAGATAGGCATCTCCACGCCTAAAGATTGCCTTGTGATCGGTATCGACAATGTACACTCTGCGGTTACGTCCTCCCCGCCCCTGACCACGGTTAATCTGTGCAAAGAGGAGCTTGGACAGCGCGCCGTCGAGGCGTTACAACGCCGGATCGAACGACCGGGAACACCGAAAGAGACGGTTATGTTATCGACTACGTTGATTCCAAGGGAATCGGCGTAA
- a CDS encoding sugar phosphate isomerase/epimerase, whose translation MDKSLRIGTLVGGQDAVRVIPQIMQHGFESFNLTFWQTTGDLDLAETAKRVREIVDEQGIVISAVSVFGNPLTGAGDNADTLASWERVIDNAQLFGADIVSGFTGRLTDQPINESIPRFKEVFGELARRAADRGVRIAFENCDMGGTWQTGDWNIAHNPTAWEMMFDAVPDGNVGLEWEPCHQMSSLIDPIPQLRKWAHKVFHVHGKDATIAWDIVKEYGVHGPREFVWHRTPGFGDSNWADIITILRQNGYQGTIDIEGWHDPVYKDELEMTGQVHALRYLKQCRGGDFVPNPV comes from the coding sequence ATGGATAAATCATTACGCATCGGTACCCTTGTAGGCGGGCAAGACGCCGTCCGTGTTATTCCGCAGATCATGCAACACGGCTTTGAATCATTTAACCTGACCTTCTGGCAAACAACTGGCGACCTGGACTTGGCAGAGACAGCCAAACGTGTCCGTGAAATCGTGGACGAACAAGGTATTGTCATTTCCGCGGTGAGTGTATTTGGTAATCCGCTCACAGGAGCCGGAGACAACGCCGATACACTGGCAAGCTGGGAGCGGGTTATCGATAATGCACAGCTCTTCGGTGCAGATATCGTCTCTGGATTCACCGGACGTCTGACCGATCAACCCATTAACGAGTCTATCCCCCGGTTCAAGGAAGTATTTGGTGAATTGGCACGCCGGGCAGCAGACCGGGGTGTACGCATTGCTTTTGAAAACTGTGATATGGGTGGAACCTGGCAGACGGGCGACTGGAACATTGCCCATAACCCGACGGCCTGGGAGATGATGTTCGACGCTGTTCCAGATGGCAATGTCGGACTGGAATGGGAGCCTTGCCATCAAATGTCCAGCCTGATCGATCCTATTCCACAACTGCGCAAATGGGCTCACAAAGTATTCCACGTACATGGCAAAGATGCCACGATTGCCTGGGATATCGTCAAGGAATATGGTGTGCATGGCCCACGTGAATTTGTCTGGCACCGCACCCCGGGCTTCGGGGATAGCAACTGGGCAGACATCATTACCATCCTGCGTCAGAACGGTTATCAAGGCACGATTGATATCGAAGGCTGGCATGATCCCGTCTACAAAGACGAACTCGAAATGACCGGACAGGTACATGCATTGCGATATTTGAAACAATGCCGCGGCGGCGATTTTGTGCCAAATCCGGTATAG
- a CDS encoding serine/threonine protein kinase: MNRPDWFQAEEALQQIQVIGSDRNELVNIIGDVEGLNCIGTGTDAAVFTYDGLPQYAFKMYSDHALDKLENEKQVYEQLKGLPYFPTYYGSGRNVLVISFEPGDTLLECLEKGIPVPEQVMLDVDAAREAVRSRGLNPRDIHLKNVILQDGRGKVIDVSEYIQDGNDNRWEHLVWAYHNIYPRIKGTPISPRMLQTIKWGYNQFDHANVKMDDLAKKANRLFSRFMK; encoded by the coding sequence ATGAATCGACCGGATTGGTTCCAGGCGGAAGAAGCATTACAACAGATCCAAGTCATCGGAAGCGACCGGAATGAGCTCGTGAACATCATCGGCGATGTAGAAGGATTGAATTGCATTGGCACAGGTACGGATGCGGCTGTATTTACGTATGACGGCTTGCCGCAGTATGCCTTCAAGATGTACTCGGATCATGCCTTGGACAAACTCGAAAATGAAAAGCAAGTATACGAGCAACTCAAAGGCCTGCCATACTTCCCTACCTATTACGGCAGTGGCCGGAATGTTCTAGTGATTAGTTTTGAACCCGGAGATACCCTGCTGGAATGTTTGGAAAAAGGAATCCCCGTCCCCGAGCAGGTGATGCTCGATGTGGACGCAGCGCGAGAAGCCGTTCGCAGCCGGGGGCTGAACCCTCGCGACATTCATCTGAAAAATGTAATTCTTCAGGATGGACGGGGCAAAGTGATCGACGTATCTGAGTATATTCAGGACGGCAATGACAATCGCTGGGAGCATCTGGTCTGGGCCTATCACAACATCTATCCGCGGATCAAAGGAACGCCCATATCTCCACGCATGCTGCAAACGATCAAATGGGGATACAATCAGTTCGATCATGCCAACGTCAAAATGGACGACCTCGCCAAGAAAGCCAATCGTCTGTTCTCCAGATTTATGAAATGA
- a CDS encoding glycoside hydrolase family 125 protein: MEQFRLPKIPMPHLELPQAVQDILTEADERLQHRPRLLAQFRNCFPNTLETTTKLLEDGTTFVITGDIPAMWLRDSVEQVMHYVPLAKDDENLQRIIGGLIKRHTFYADKDIYANAFNETANGWHWDANDETEMSPWVWERKFELDSLCFSMKLAYTYWRETELTDIFDERFKKVMESIVQLWETEQQHAEQSPYRFMRRNCPAHDTLRNEGLGMPVNYTGMIWSGFRPSDDACDFHYNIPANMFAAVTLRQMGEVAKWVFRDEQLVSRMARLEEEIRHGISLYGTYRHPEYGQIYAYETDGYGNYCLMDDAGTPGLMSIPYMEYASIEDMVYQNTRRFILSKENPFYYEGKVAKGIGSPHTPPGYIWHMALSMQGLTADNDEEMLAMIELLENTDAGTGYMHEGFHADDPNTFTRPWFAWSNSLFSQLVYKAMKKGIL; encoded by the coding sequence ATGGAACAGTTCAGATTACCGAAAATCCCTATGCCACATTTGGAATTGCCACAAGCTGTGCAGGATATTCTGACTGAGGCGGACGAGCGTTTGCAACATCGACCGAGATTGCTGGCGCAGTTTCGAAATTGTTTTCCGAATACACTGGAAACGACCACGAAGCTATTAGAGGATGGAACAACCTTTGTAATTACAGGGGATATTCCCGCGATGTGGTTAAGAGATTCGGTAGAGCAGGTCATGCATTATGTTCCGCTTGCGAAGGATGACGAGAATTTACAGCGTATCATCGGAGGACTGATCAAAAGGCATACATTCTATGCTGATAAGGATATCTATGCTAATGCATTCAATGAGACGGCGAATGGATGGCATTGGGATGCCAATGATGAGACGGAGATGTCACCTTGGGTTTGGGAACGGAAGTTTGAGCTGGATTCTCTTTGTTTCTCCATGAAGCTGGCTTATACATATTGGCGGGAGACGGAACTCACGGATATATTTGATGAACGTTTCAAAAAAGTGATGGAGAGTATCGTTCAACTATGGGAGACAGAACAGCAACACGCAGAGCAATCACCTTACCGGTTCATGCGTCGCAATTGTCCAGCCCATGATACCCTTCGTAATGAAGGATTGGGAATGCCCGTGAATTATACGGGCATGATCTGGTCTGGATTTCGTCCAAGCGATGATGCCTGTGATTTTCATTATAATATTCCGGCGAACATGTTCGCTGCGGTAACCTTGCGGCAGATGGGGGAGGTCGCGAAGTGGGTGTTCCGCGATGAACAACTGGTAAGCCGGATGGCTCGTTTAGAAGAAGAAATACGACACGGTATCTCCCTGTACGGTACTTATCGTCATCCAGAGTATGGGCAAATTTATGCTTATGAGACGGACGGTTACGGTAACTATTGTCTGATGGATGATGCAGGCACACCTGGGCTGATGTCCATTCCGTATATGGAGTATGCTTCGATTGAAGACATGGTGTATCAGAACACACGTCGATTCATCTTGAGCAAAGAAAATCCGTTCTACTATGAGGGGAAGGTAGCGAAAGGCATTGGTAGCCCGCACACCCCTCCGGGATACATCTGGCACATGGCGCTATCCATGCAGGGGCTCACCGCAGACAATGACGAAGAGATGCTGGCGATGATTGAATTGCTGGAAAACACGGATGCGGGTACCGGATATATGCATGAGGGTTTCCACGCCGATGATCCCAACACATTCACCAGACCGTGGTTTGCCTGGTCCAATAGTCTGTTCTCGCAACTGGTGTATAAGGCAATGAAGAAAGGAATTCTATAA
- a CDS encoding IS3 family transposase (programmed frameshift), whose amino-acid sequence MTKRLLTKKEQEQLKRNPNVIAVSEKAITYTDEFKRHFIAQNEQGKLPRDIFEEAGLDVECIGLERVRSSGKRWRASYREAGVEGLQDTRKTNSGRPSERELTLEQKIERLEAKNQLLRAENELLKKPRSTRKADVEKEIKVAVELKFELIYRTIRTYKLKRLVSYLCDIMEVSRSGYYNYFTEKSAQKRIAEAEADEMVKEMILKAYRFRGRKKGARQIKMTLENQYKMTYNLKRIRRIMKKFEIICPIRKANPARRMAKATKEHRTCPNELQRNFKPGEAGKVLLTDITYLTYKGNQRAYLSTMKDAQTNEILAYEVSSSLRIDIALNTLHQLKKHRHITKDALIHSDQGFHYTNPQFQSVVKKMGLTQSMSRRGNCWDNAPQESFFGHFKDETNIKECETLEEVKREIKSYMTYYNHYRGQWNLKKLPPVKYRQQLQQVA is encoded by the exons ATGACGAAAAGATTACTGACGAAGAAAGAACAAGAACAACTAAAACGGAATCCAAATGTGATCGCTGTTAGTGAAAAGGCGATTACGTATACCGATGAATTTAAGCGCCATTTCATTGCACAAAATGAACAGGGTAAACTGCCACGAGACATTTTTGAAGAAGCGGGCTTAGATGTTGAATGTATTGGTTTAGAGCGTGTCCGTTCTTCTGGAAAACGTTGGCGTGCTTCGTATCGTGAAGCGGGTGTAGAAGGCTTACAGGATACACGTAAAACGAATTCAGGTCGCCCTTCGGAACGTGAATTAACATTAGAACAAAAGATTGAACGATTAGAAGCAAAAAATCAATTGTTACGAGCGGAAAATGAACTGCTAAAAAAGC CTCGATCTACTCGAAAGGCAGATGTTGAAAAAGAAATAAAAGTGGCTGTAGAGCTGAAGTTTGAACTCATTTATCGGACGATCAGAACGTATAAATTGAAGCGGTTGGTCAGCTATCTATGCGATATTATGGAAGTATCACGTTCGGGTTATTACAATTACTTCACTGAAAAATCAGCGCAAAAGCGTATAGCTGAAGCCGAAGCAGATGAGATGGTAAAGGAAATGATTTTAAAGGCCTATCGATTCCGTGGACGTAAAAAAGGAGCACGCCAAATTAAAATGACATTAGAAAATCAGTACAAGATGACGTACAACTTGAAGCGGATTCGTCGGATCATGAAGAAATTTGAAATCATCTGTCCCATTCGAAAGGCTAATCCAGCCCGTAGAATGGCAAAAGCAACGAAAGAACATCGCACATGTCCAAACGAATTACAGCGCAATTTTAAGCCAGGCGAGGCGGGAAAGGTGTTATTAACCGACATCACCTATTTAACGTACAAAGGCAACCAGCGAGCTTATTTATCAACCATGAAAGACGCACAGACGAATGAGATTTTAGCGTATGAAGTGTCTTCTTCGTTACGCATAGACATTGCGCTGAACACGCTTCATCAATTGAAGAAACACCGACATATCACAAAAGATGCGTTAATCCATTCCGATCAAGGCTTTCATTATACGAACCCACAATTCCAATCCGTAGTGAAAAAAATGGGGTTAACTCAATCCATGTCACGACGAGGAAACTGTTGGGATAACGCTCCCCAAGAATCATTCTTTGGGCATTTTAAGGATGAAACGAATATCAAAGAATGCGAAACATTAGAAGAAGTAAAACGAGAAATTAAGAGTTATATGACGTACTATAATCATTATCGAGGGCAATGGAATTTGAAAAAGCTGCCGCCTGTAAAATACAGACAGCAGCTTCAACAAGTTGCCTAG
- a CDS encoding AraC family transcriptional regulator produces the protein MLDLKALHENTRIDHKSHPFQLFRNRCQDMKKEECILYLHWHEHYELIVMRKGSALFHIDSKPYVVQAGEVIIIPGGTLHVGYALDDGDVDYDSVVVNRALFHDFTHDPVHEQYVAPYLEGRVRFPVKPAEENAACASYYSLLNEAVEEMALQPPAYQLVVKSKLHALFTLLARTFMPQQLPDKSVGSYFPNRERFKQLIAQIEADPTGKMSVTEAASHVGLNAYHFCKMFKKLTGRTFVEYVNGCRMGEAEQLLQNSSLTITEIAARVGCDNANYFTKLYKQYKGMTPSQGRGRKEG, from the coding sequence GTGCTAGATCTGAAAGCGCTTCACGAAAACACCCGAATTGATCATAAATCACACCCATTTCAGCTGTTCCGAAATCGGTGTCAGGATATGAAAAAGGAAGAATGTATTCTATATTTGCATTGGCATGAACATTATGAACTGATTGTCATGCGTAAAGGTAGTGCACTGTTTCATATCGATAGCAAACCTTATGTGGTGCAAGCTGGTGAGGTCATCATCATTCCGGGAGGTACGTTGCATGTCGGGTATGCTCTGGATGATGGGGATGTGGATTATGATTCCGTTGTGGTTAACCGTGCATTGTTTCATGATTTCACTCATGATCCCGTACATGAGCAATATGTCGCGCCGTATCTGGAAGGCAGGGTGAGGTTTCCGGTCAAACCGGCAGAGGAAAATGCAGCCTGCGCAAGCTATTATTCTTTGCTGAATGAGGCTGTGGAGGAAATGGCGTTACAGCCCCCGGCTTATCAGCTCGTGGTGAAGTCCAAACTGCATGCTTTGTTCACCCTGCTTGCGCGTACCTTTATGCCGCAGCAGCTACCGGATAAATCGGTCGGATCGTATTTTCCAAACCGCGAACGTTTTAAACAGTTGATTGCACAGATTGAAGCGGACCCCACAGGTAAGATGTCTGTTACGGAAGCGGCAAGCCATGTGGGATTAAATGCGTATCACTTCTGCAAAATGTTCAAAAAGCTGACCGGACGTACCTTCGTGGAATACGTGAACGGGTGCAGGATGGGTGAGGCAGAACAACTATTGCAAAACAGTAGTCTGACCATTACAGAGATCGCCGCCAGAGTCGGCTGCGACAATGCCAACTATTTTACGAAGTTATACAAACAGTACAAGGGCATGACCCCCTCGCAGGGGCGGGGGAGAAAAGAGGGTTGA
- a CDS encoding AEC family transporter, whose translation MIADIMLEVVLPVFLLIAVGSWMQKVFKLDLYTLAKINFYCITPAAVFMSMYHSDMSGELLGTVTLFYAIYVLILYIVGSVFARSLRMNKGMKAAFNNSIMLDNAGNYGLPINALVFRGDPLASSIQALVMSLQALLTFTYGVLSIQGAKLKGNYRAVIIGFLKMPVPYALLLGILFHMWKVPLPTFLSMPLTYAQQSMVAVALLTLGAQIVKYPIRLYRLDVYISTFLRLLIGPAIGISIVLLLGLEGIAAQALIIASGMPTGVNASILAEEYDNEPDFAAQTVLISTLLNIITITALISYAKTF comes from the coding sequence ATGATTGCAGACATCATGCTTGAAGTCGTCCTGCCCGTCTTTCTTCTGATCGCCGTCGGGTCCTGGATGCAAAAGGTGTTCAAGCTGGACTTGTACACCCTCGCCAAAATCAATTTCTATTGTATTACCCCCGCAGCCGTCTTTATGAGCATGTATCACTCGGATATGTCCGGCGAACTGCTCGGGACTGTGACACTCTTTTACGCAATATATGTATTAATTCTCTATATTGTAGGTTCTGTATTTGCGCGATCGCTTCGGATGAATAAAGGCATGAAGGCTGCCTTCAATAACAGCATTATGCTGGATAACGCAGGCAACTATGGACTGCCCATCAATGCACTGGTATTCCGCGGCGACCCACTCGCCTCTTCCATTCAGGCGCTGGTCATGTCTTTGCAGGCACTACTTACATTCACCTATGGCGTGTTGTCCATTCAGGGCGCGAAGCTCAAAGGTAATTACCGTGCGGTGATTATTGGATTTCTTAAAATGCCCGTTCCGTATGCGCTCTTGCTTGGAATTCTGTTCCACATGTGGAAGGTTCCCTTGCCTACGTTCCTGTCCATGCCGCTGACCTATGCGCAGCAAAGTATGGTTGCCGTGGCGCTGTTGACACTCGGAGCACAGATTGTAAAATATCCGATTCGGCTATACCGTCTTGATGTGTATATTAGCACATTTTTGCGTCTTCTGATTGGCCCCGCTATCGGTATTTCAATTGTGCTACTGCTGGGACTGGAAGGCATCGCTGCACAGGCACTCATTATCGCTTCGGGTATGCCGACCGGTGTCAACGCATCCATCCTCGCGGAAGAATATGATAACGAACCGGATTTTGCAGCCCAGACAGTACTAATCTCAACGCTCTTGAACATCATTACAATTACGGCACTAATCTCTTATGCCAAAACGTTCTGA